A portion of the Paucilactobacillus hokkaidonensis JCM 18461 genome contains these proteins:
- the recO gene encoding DNA repair protein RecO — translation MGQINERFNGIIMYRRDYRERDLLVKILTDRVGKTMFLVKNAKKRGFRLTADILPFTHGTYIGALNQQGLSFINAAADTQQYQNITQDIVKNAYATYILGLVDSAFQDDQPLGSWFENIAAALRLIDEGVDEAIIANIVEVQLLGAFGVAPQWQGCAVCGRTDLPFDYSQRYGGLLCANHFHLDQYRLHLDQRTIYYLRQFSVIKLTQLNSINVHEDTKQHLREVLDQIYDDSVGLHLKSKRFIDQMSSWTQKLTKRPSNDIDNDK, via the coding sequence ATGGGCCAAATTAATGAACGATTTAATGGCATTATAATGTACCGTCGTGATTATCGTGAGCGTGACTTGTTGGTTAAAATATTGACTGATCGAGTCGGAAAAACGATGTTCTTAGTTAAGAATGCTAAAAAAAGAGGCTTCAGGCTGACGGCTGATATTTTACCATTTACGCATGGAACCTATATTGGAGCACTCAATCAGCAGGGGCTTAGTTTTATCAATGCCGCAGCAGATACACAACAGTATCAAAATATTACCCAAGATATTGTTAAAAATGCCTATGCAACTTATATCTTGGGATTAGTCGATAGTGCATTTCAAGATGATCAACCGCTGGGAAGTTGGTTTGAAAATATAGCTGCCGCATTACGGTTAATTGATGAGGGCGTAGATGAAGCAATTATTGCTAATATTGTTGAAGTACAGCTATTAGGCGCGTTCGGTGTTGCACCACAATGGCAAGGGTGTGCCGTTTGTGGTCGGACTGATTTACCATTTGATTATTCACAACGTTACGGCGGATTGCTATGTGCTAATCATTTTCATTTAGATCAGTATCGACTTCATTTAGATCAACGAACGATTTATTATTTACGTCAATTTTCAGTAATTAAATTAACGCAATTAAATTCAATCAATGTGCACGAAGATACGAAGCAACATTTACGTGAAGTTTTGGATCAGATTTATGATGATTCGGTTGGACTGCATTTGAAGAGTAAACGATTTATTGATCAGATGAGCTCTTGGACCCAAAAATTAACTAAACGACCGTCAAATGATATTGACAATGATAAATGA
- the era gene encoding GTPase Era, with protein sequence MDNPNYKSGFVALIGRPNVGKSTLLNQVIGQKVAIMSDVAQTTRNKIQGIYTTDEAQIVFIDTPGIHKPQTKLGDFMERSSLSALDEVDAILFVINATENKGAGDNFIIERLKKVHQPIYLIINKIDQVHPDRLLAIMDQYKDSLKWEQVLPISALQGNNVTEMLQELVKKLPNGPQYYPEDQVSDHPERFVVAELIREKIFQLTRDEIPHSVAIDIEQINREDEKTIHVAATIVVERPTQKGIIIGKGGKMLKKIGTLARQDIERLLGDKVYLELWVKVVEHWRDKSSTLKEYGYRKKDY encoded by the coding sequence ATGGATAATCCAAATTATAAATCCGGCTTTGTGGCGCTGATTGGGCGACCAAATGTTGGTAAATCAACTTTATTGAATCAAGTTATCGGGCAAAAAGTTGCTATTATGAGTGATGTTGCTCAGACGACTAGAAATAAAATTCAAGGAATTTACACTACTGATGAGGCACAAATTGTGTTTATTGATACCCCTGGAATTCATAAACCACAAACTAAATTAGGCGATTTTATGGAGCGTTCATCTTTGTCCGCTCTTGATGAGGTCGATGCAATTTTGTTTGTGATTAATGCAACCGAAAACAAGGGTGCGGGTGATAATTTTATTATTGAACGTTTAAAGAAGGTGCACCAACCGATATATTTGATCATTAATAAAATTGATCAAGTTCATCCAGATCGATTATTGGCAATTATGGATCAGTACAAGGATTCACTGAAGTGGGAACAAGTATTACCAATCTCTGCATTGCAAGGTAATAATGTCACTGAAATGTTACAAGAATTGGTTAAAAAATTACCTAACGGGCCCCAATATTACCCTGAAGATCAAGTTAGTGATCATCCGGAACGTTTTGTGGTAGCCGAATTAATTCGAGAAAAAATATTTCAGCTGACACGGGATGAAATCCCACATTCAGTGGCAATTGATATTGAACAGATTAATCGTGAAGATGAAAAGACAATTCATGTTGCAGCGACGATTGTAGTTGAACGTCCAACCCAAAAGGGAATTATTATTGGTAAGGGCGGAAAAATGCTTAAGAAGATCGGGACACTGGCACGGCAAGATATTGAGCGACTACTAGGCGACAAAGTATACCTAGAACTATGGGTGAAGGTTGTCGAGCATTGGCGCGACAAGTCATCAACCCTTAAGGAATATGGCTATCGCAAAAAGGACTATTAA
- a CDS encoding diacylglycerol kinase family protein: MTMDSHDKQTTKNHRFTQALYHAIHGTWDVFSRERNMRYHVTAAVVAVIAGFWFKISEQEWLWIIFAIFFVFLSEFANTVAESLTDLIVRGRYDPLAKRIKDVSAGSVLLSATFAVIVGAIIFIPKFF; the protein is encoded by the coding sequence ATGACTATGGACTCACACGATAAACAAACAACTAAAAATCATCGATTTACACAGGCACTGTATCATGCTATTCATGGAACGTGGGATGTTTTCTCGCGTGAACGCAACATGCGTTACCATGTGACGGCAGCGGTAGTTGCCGTCATTGCTGGTTTTTGGTTCAAAATTAGTGAACAAGAATGGCTTTGGATTATTTTTGCCATTTTTTTTGTTTTCTTGAGTGAATTTGCCAATACAGTGGCGGAGTCATTGACTGATTTAATCGTTCGAGGCCGATATGATCCGTTAGCTAAACGGATTAAGGATGTTTCGGCAGGAAGTGTTCTATTATCAGCAACATTTGCTGTGATTGTGGGTGCTATTATTTTTATTCCTAAATTTTTTTAG
- the ybeY gene encoding rRNA maturation RNase YbeY: MDLEIYDQTKDGITTAQHDLVAKVLEYAGKYIKLGEDTEMSVTFVNNDRIQQLNRKYRGVDSATDVISFAIEDDTDDDFPVIMDDELKAAIPENIGDIFVSIDKVAEQAKFLGHSDERELGFLVVHGFLHLNGYDHQTPADETEMFTLQRTILDDYGLTR; this comes from the coding sequence ATGGATTTAGAAATATACGATCAAACTAAAGATGGAATCACGACTGCACAACATGATTTGGTGGCAAAGGTATTAGAATATGCCGGTAAGTATATTAAACTTGGCGAAGATACTGAAATGTCAGTGACCTTTGTGAATAATGATCGCATTCAACAATTGAATCGAAAATACCGTGGTGTTGATAGTGCAACTGATGTGATTAGTTTTGCAATTGAGGATGATACTGATGATGATTTTCCGGTGATTATGGATGATGAGTTAAAGGCTGCTATTCCGGAAAACATTGGTGATATTTTTGTATCAATCGACAAGGTGGCTGAACAAGCAAAATTTCTAGGCCACTCAGATGAACGTGAGCTTGGGTTTCTAGTCGTTCATGGATTCTTACATTTAAACGGATATGATCATCAAACGCCAGCAGATGAAACTGAGATGTTTACATTGCAAAGGACAATTTTAGATGACTATGGACTCACACGATAA
- a CDS encoding PhoH family protein, with protein sequence MAEETTNLTEKTFRVSNPEVEIGLLGTQDKYVALLEEGMNVTIRPFGEQLKISGSADAVDATVAILKNLAALITQGITLSSTDVVSAMKMADRGTLDYFADLYNEILIKDRQGKAVRVKNYGQRQYIKAMNDNDVTFGIGPAGTGKTFLAVTMAVAALKRGDVEKIILTRPAVEAGESLGFLPGDLREKVDPYLRPIYDALYQIIGAEHTQRLMDREVIEIAPLAYMRGRTLDNAFVILDEAQNTTNAQMKMFLTRLGFGSKMVVNGDVTQIDLPHGARSGLVNAQKVLQHIKRIEFVTFNADDVVRHPVVASIINAYDQENKKRQEK encoded by the coding sequence TTGGCCGAGGAAACGACAAATTTAACTGAAAAAACATTTCGTGTTTCTAATCCAGAAGTTGAGATTGGATTGCTAGGAACACAAGATAAATACGTTGCCTTGCTAGAAGAAGGGATGAATGTCACTATTCGTCCGTTTGGTGAGCAATTAAAGATTAGTGGATCTGCGGATGCAGTTGATGCAACTGTGGCCATCTTAAAAAACTTAGCAGCCTTAATTACGCAAGGAATCACTTTGAGTAGTACCGATGTTGTTAGTGCAATGAAGATGGCTGATCGTGGGACGCTTGATTATTTTGCTGATTTGTACAACGAAATTTTAATCAAGGATCGTCAAGGAAAAGCAGTCCGCGTTAAAAATTATGGCCAACGACAATATATCAAAGCAATGAATGACAATGATGTCACGTTTGGAATTGGTCCAGCTGGTACTGGGAAAACATTTTTGGCGGTTACAATGGCCGTGGCAGCTCTGAAACGTGGGGATGTTGAGAAGATTATTTTAACGCGACCAGCAGTTGAAGCTGGCGAAAGTTTAGGCTTTTTACCAGGGGATTTACGAGAAAAAGTTGATCCATATTTGCGGCCAATTTATGATGCATTGTATCAAATCATAGGGGCAGAACATACACAACGATTAATGGATCGTGAGGTCATTGAAATTGCTCCATTAGCTTACATGCGTGGTCGAACGCTTGACAATGCATTTGTGATTTTGGACGAAGCACAGAATACAACTAATGCTCAAATGAAGATGTTTTTGACCCGTTTGGGGTTTGGTTCTAAGATGGTGGTTAATGGTGACGTTACCCAAATTGATTTACCTCATGGTGCACGCAGTGGATTGGTAAATGCACAAAAAGTATTACAACACATTAAACGGATTGAATTTGTAACATTTAATGCTGATGATGTTGTTCGGCATCCAGTTGTAGCAAGTATCATTAACGCGTATGACCAAGAAAATAAAAAACGGCAGGAAAAGTAA